The window GCAGAGAGTTCCGCAAGAGACTTGCGGCCGAAATTTCGGAACTTCAATAGCTCCGATTCATTCCGCCGTACCAGATCGGCGAGGGTTTTGATGTTCGCTGGGTAGCCGACGCCGCCACGTGGAACGCCCGCGAAATCTGGCACAGCAACGACGACGCCAACGGATCATTCCCCAACCTCGTCGAGGAGGAGGCGTTTCGCTTCGCCGCCGGCGACCGCGTGATCTTCGCCAGCGAGCAGGACGGCTGGGCGCACCTGTACTCGATCTCCGCCAGCGGCGGCAAGGCAACGCTGCTCACGCCGGGCCAGTTCGAATTCGAAGATGTGGCGCTCAGCGCGGACAAGAAATCGGTGATCTACACTTCCAACCAGGACGACATCGATCGCCGTCACGTCTGGCGGGTGCCGGTCGCGGGCGGAACGCCGCGGCCAGTTTCGGGCGGGGAAACGATTGAATGGGCGCCCTTGGAGACGGGCGACGGGAAGTTCGTGGTCTGCCTCGGCTCGACCGCAACCTCGCCGGCCATGCCGTATTTCCTGACCGCGCAGGCCCGGCAGATGATCGCCAAAGAAGCGCTGCCCACGGATTTCCCCAGCGCCGAACTGGTCACGCCGAAGCAGGTGCTGTTCAAATCAGAAGACGGGCTGGAAATTCACGGCCAGCTTTTCGTCCCGCCGGGTCGCATAGCGCCTGGCCCCGCGCTCATCTTTACGCACGGCGGCTCGATGCGCCAGATGATGCTGGGCTTCCACAACATGGGTTACTACCACAACGCGTACGCCGAGAATCAGTACCTGGCGTCGCTCGGCTACGTGGTGCTCTCGGTGAACTACCGCACCGGGATCATGTACGGGCGCGCGTTTCGCATGGCGCCCAACACCGGCTGGCGCGGCGGAGCCGAATATCAGGATGTGGCCGCCGGGGCGAAATATCTGCGCTCGCTGGCCTACGTGGACGCGCAGAAGATTGGCTTGTGGGGCGGCTCCTACGGCGGGTATCTGACCGCGATGGGCCTGGCGCGCAACTCCGACCTGTTCGCCGCCGGGGTGGACATGCACGGCGTCCACGACTGGTTTTCGGAGGCGCGGCACTGGCACCCCACGCTGGGCGAAGACGCGCCTGACCTGGAGCAGGCCAAGAAGCTGGCGTTAGAGTCGTCGCCGATCTCGACGATTGCGCAGTGGCGCTCGCCGGTGTTGCTGATCCAAGGCGACGACGATCGCAACGTCCCGTTCGACCAAACCGTTGATCTGGTGCAGCGCCTGCGTGCCCAGAAGACGCCATTCGAAACCGTCGTCTTTCCCGACGAGATCCACGACTTCCTGCTGTGGCGAAGTTGGGTACGTGCCTACCAAGCGACGGCCGACTTTTTCGACCGCGTGCTGAAACGCGGCGAGAAAGTCGGAGTGCCGAACTAGATCGCCAGCAACTGCGCTGCGGGGTCTATTCGACCATTTGGCATATGGAGTCAGTGGGCCGACGCGCCGGGCTTGAGCGGATCGTGTGGCAAGGTCTGATACCGGAACCGGTATTCCGACTCCGCCGCTCCCCAGTAAAAACGCGTGTTGTATTCGAGCAGGTAATGGATGTAGGACGCGTCGCGGGGCGAGCTTGCCGGCGCGTAGGGATATTCCGGCATGGCGTGGAAGGGCAGCGGTTCGACCGTCTGCCCGTCAGCGGCGTAGAAATCCATGTCCTTCTCGAAGCCGTCGGCGAAGAAAAAGAAGTCGCGCTTCCAGCCGGGCGGTAGCACGGGAAGCTTGGCGGGATCAAACTCCAGTTGCACCTCATCGCCGGAACCGAAGACGACGTGGCGATCGTCCGCCGCCGACAGAAGTTCGCGCACCTCGCCCAGCCGAGTGTACGCGCCCGCCTGCCGCGCGTACGGTCCGGTGAGACTCACGTCTGCGTAGATATAGGAGAGGTCGCCGGGCGTGTTCCCTTCGATGGGACGCGGATAGCCGTGGAACGCAAGCTTCGCCTGCGCCAGCGGCACCTCCTCGGTGCGGACGGGAACGCCGGGCGCGGTGCGATCC is drawn from Terriglobia bacterium and contains these coding sequences:
- a CDS encoding prolyl oligopeptidase family serine peptidase, which produces MIFASEQDGWAHLYSISASGGKATLLTPGQFEFEDVALSADKKSVIYTSNQDDIDRRHVWRVPVAGGTPRPVSGGETIEWAPLETGDGKFVVCLGSTATSPAMPYFLTAQARQMIAKEALPTDFPSAELVTPKQVLFKSEDGLEIHGQLFVPPGRIAPGPALIFTHGGSMRQMMLGFHNMGYYHNAYAENQYLASLGYVVLSVNYRTGIMYGRAFRMAPNTGWRGGAEYQDVAAGAKYLRSLAYVDAQKIGLWGGSYGGYLTAMGLARNSDLFAAGVDMHGVHDWFSEARHWHPTLGEDAPDLEQAKKLALESSPISTIAQWRSPVLLIQGDDDRNVPFDQTVDLVQRLRAQKTPFETVVFPDEIHDFLLWRSWVRAYQATADFFDRVLKRGEKVGVPN